DNA from Salinispora arenicola:
AGGAACACGTCCCGGACGGTGCGGCGAAGCTCGGCCTGCTCTGCCGCGGTGCGGATGGCGGTTTCCTGGACCCTGTTGAACGCCTGCCCCACCTGGCCGATCTCGTCGTCGCCGAAGTTCAGCGGCGGGGCTTCGGCGGCGACGTCGACCTTCTCCCCGCGGCCGAGCCGTTCGACCACACCCGGCAACCGCTCGTCGGCCAGTTGGTACGCGGCGGCCCGCAGGCGCTGCAACTGTGCGACCAGCGCACGGGCCGTGGTGACGGACACAACGATCGAGGCGACGACGGCCAGCAGGCCCAGACCGGCGGCCAGCACCAGCCGAACGATCACCCAGGTGGCGACCGGAGCAGCCCGGTCCACCAGGGCATCGCCGGCGTCGAGCACCATCTCCTGCAACTCGGTCAGGGCGGCCTCGACGCTGCCATCCCATTCCTGGATCGGGATGGGCGGGCTGGAGGTCCCCCGTTGCCCGGTGAGAATGCGCTCCTCCAGGGTGCGCAGCTGGGTGAATGCTCGCCCGGCGACCACCTGCTCGAACTGGGTGCGTTCCGGCGTACGCAGCTGTTCTACGGCCCGTTCGGTGAGGAACCGCCGCGCGGCGACGAACTCGGTGAACCGCATGTTCTCCGCCGCGGTGACCTGACCGGCCGCGAGCGCCCCGGAGAGCAGGGCGTCCTCCTGGGAAATCAGCTCACGGATCCGGTACAGCTCGATCAGGTTGCGGGTGTCCGCCTCGATGTCCCTGTCGTCGAGGCCACCGACCACGTCGTAGAGCTTGAACAGGGAGCTGATCACGTCTGTGTAGACCTGCGCGGTGTGGGCCCGACTGATACTACGGTTGTCGATCGATCGCCGGGCCTCGGGCAGGCTGTCGAGCGCGCTGATGGCGTCGCTGACCGTCCGCTCGGCCTCGGCGTTGGCAACGAGCCGGGCCGACCAGCTCTGGGCGGTCGAGGTGAAGTCGGCGATGGCAGCGTCGACCCGCTTCCGACTGGCGGCGAGCATCTCCTGGCGAGCGGGGCTGGCTGAACCGAGCTCAGCTGTGGACAGTCGACGCTCGACCTGGAGTTCCAGCAGCAGGGGCTCGCTCGGGCCCACGATCCGGCTGTCGATCGTCTGGACGCCGAGCAGGTTCACGCCGTCGCTCACTGTCACCCAGGCGGCGAACGCCCACAGCGCGAACAGCGAGGCCAGGAGAGCAACAATCTTCGCACGCAGATTCGTACTGCGAGACCGCATTAGACCGTCCCATGTCGGGCATCAGGAACTTGTCGGCAATGCTTACCGAACAAGCCATTCGGGTGTGCAGACCGGGGCACGGTAGCAGCAATCTGACTCATCACTCAAGGGCGCCAGGTACGCCCGTAATTACAGAAGGTGAACGCACCGATGGGACCTGGGAGATCGACGACACTCGTCAAATAAGGAACCCGGACCAGCCCGGCTGGGACCAGCGGGGCCAGCCGGGGACGGGTTTGGTTCGGTCAGGCCGTCGCGGGGCCGGCGGCGCCCGCGAGGTGCCGAGCGGCCACCACAGCCGCACGGACGATCATGGCGGGTCGGTACAGGTCCTTGTCATGCCACAGCGGCGGCCCGGGGTCGTGCGCCGTCGTACCCTCGGTGAGATAGGCGTGGCCGCGTCGGATGGCCTCGTCAGCGCCGGGCCGGCCGCGGCCCACGGTGGCGAGGACCTGCACCGCGTAGGCCGTCTCCTCCACGGTTCCCTTCCACCTACCCCACGAACCGTTCGCGCGCTGAGTGTCGACGATCCAGCTCGCGGCTCGGGCGAGCGACGTGACGGCGGTACCCGGACCGGGGAAGCCGGCCAGCGCCAGGGCGCAACACATGGTGGCGTAGTACGGGGACGCGTGCCAGCGATCCTGCCAGCTGCCGTCCGCCTGTTGGCGCTGCCGCAGCGCGTCCGCCAGGCGACGGGCCGCCGTGACGTGACGCCGATCGGCGCCCGGATCGATGGTGAGGATCAGCCCCACGACGTCCAACACGTGGGCGTTGGTGGACAGGGAGAAGCCGTCCTCGCCGGGCCACGTGCAGAAGCCGTCCGGCGTCTCGTACCGCCACAGACACTCCAGGTCGACGCTGAACCCGAGGTGCGCGAGAGCGTACAGCGTCACGGCGGTGGTGTCGGCATCCGGCGGGAGCCCAGGCCCGGCGCAGGTCCCGACCGAGCTCAGATCGGCGATCAGACCGGGTATCAGGTCCGGTGCCTGGGTCACGGCGAGGCCCGCGCGGGCAAGGGTGGCGACCACCCAGGCCCGCTCGAAGACCGTGATCGGTGTCGCGCAGGGCGCGAGAGCATCATGCTGGCGAACGACGCGTTCCAGATACGCGCTCGCGCCCGGGTGGCGGCGCCCTCCGGCGGGTGACCCCAGCCACGCGGCCGTGGCCGCCGGCGACGCTCCCACGATGCCCGACCTGGTGGGACGCACCCCTCGGGCGCCGTGCGCCGCGCTACCGACCACTTCCAGGGCGTGCAGCAACTTCTCCGGCAGAGCAGCACCGGCGCCGATCAGACCATGGACCGCGGCGAGGCGACGGTCGTCCATGCCCGCGGGGAGGCGAAGGCGCGCGGCGGCACGCCAGTGCCCCAGCGCCGACGGCAGATCCGCCTCGACGAGGTGTCGGTTGATGGCCGTGGCGAGTGCCGGCACGATGAGGTCGATCGCCGGTGTGTCGGGAAGGGACCGCGGGGCGCTGAGCCACCGCGTGAGGACGGTTAGTCCGGCGTCGGTGGCCCGGATCAGCGGCTCGGCGGCGGGTGCGGTGCGCAGCTCGGCGAGGAGCGCCTCAGTCGCGCTCACCGTCGGCACCAGGGCGTAGCCCTCGGGTGGTCCCCACCCACCGTCGGGACGCTGGCTGGTGAGAAGGTGCCGCACGCGTTCGGCGTGACCGGTCAACCACGGGGCCACGCTGACCAGCCGGGCTGTCTCGTACAGCGATGGCGACACCTGCCCGGCGGGCACGCGGATCAGCTCCGCTACCAGGCTCTCGGCGGTGTCGGCCCGCCCAGCGGGCACCGGCTCGACCGCCGCCGGCGCCGATGCGCCGAGGTCAGCGCTCACTGTCGCCCCAATAGTCGGCACCGTGGTAGAAGCCCGTGGTGAATCCCGCTTCGCGGGCGAGATAGAGCGCCTCCCGTGGGCAGGTGACCTCCAGCGTGTGGAGATGGTCCTGGCAGGCTCTGATCCCGTCGCGGAGCTGTCGGGACACCTCTTCCCGGTCGACGAGCAGGAGGGCGTTGAGGTCGCCGGACCTGATGTCGCGTTCGTAGCTGGCCAGGTCGTTCGACAGGCGCAGAATCCGCTGGACCTCGCGGCTGGCCGCGATCAGCTCGGGGAGGTGGCTCCGGGTTTGGGCATCTCCGGTGACGATCCAGTGCGAGACGTTGACAAAGGAGGCGCCATAGTTGTCCGCGTTGTCCAGGTATTCGGCGAACGAGGGTGGTCGTGCGGAGTGCCGCCACTCCCATTCTCGAATGTCGGCGGTCAGCATGCGATGCACCTCCTCGCGCCACACCGGCTGCCACTCGGTGAATCCGGCGCCGGTGGCGAGCTCGTCGCGAATCTCGGCGAGAAGCTGACCGAGTGTGCAGTCGACGTCCGGTGCGGCGCCGTCGGCAACCGCCTCACATGCCGACACGATCGAGCGGACGGCGTCGTCGGAGGTCGCGACACGGTCGACCTGCCAGTCCTCAGCCGTGACCCACAACGAGGCACGGTTGGCGACGCGTAGCTGCTCGACCGAGCACCACGGGGCGATGAACGCCGTCGACAGCGCCAAGGCGCTGAGCATCGTGTCATCAACCGGAGGGTTGGGGAAAAGGCTTGGATAGGCCCGCACGCACTGCCGCAGGTCGCGCTGCCCTCGGGCGGCCAGTGCACAGATGCGCCCCTGCTCGGAGGCGACCGCGAAGCCATTGCCGGCGTGGTGTTTAGGCACGAGGGGCACTATCGGGCGGGGACGGGCGCGACGGGTTTCAAAACCATTTCTACTGTCCGCGCGGGGCGCGTCGACGCGGCGACCTTGACTCCGGGCATGCTGGTGTCGGTGAGCGCGAACCGGAACCTACTCAACAGCGTTGCCACGATCAGGATCGCCTCCAGGTTGAACAGATGCTCGCCGAGGCAGCGATGCATGCCGACCCCGAACGGGTAGTACGCATAACGGTGCCGACCGTCGGCAGCCTCCCGCCCGGCCGCGAACCGCTCCGGGTCGAAAGCCTCGGCCGTCGGCCCCCACCAGGCGGTCATCCGCTGGGTGACGTACGGCGACAGGATGACGGTGGCACCCTTGTTGATCCGGACACCACCGAGGACGTCCGTGGTCGCCGCACGGCGGGGAAGGATCCAGCCAGCCGGGTACAGACGCAGCAGCTCGTCCAGGACCATCCTGGTGTACGTCAGCTCGGCCAGGTGATCGCCACGAACGGGTCCGCCGCCGACGACTCGGTCGATCTCGTCGTAGAGCCTGTTCGCGACATCGGGGTGGTTGGCCAGCAACGGCCACAACCAGGTGAGGACCACAGTGCTGGTTTCGGTGGTCACGGCCACCATGGACACAAGATCGTCACGCATCCGCTTCTCGCTCAGGGCCTGGCCATCGTCTGCACGGGCGCGGACCAACCTGGACAGCAGGTCGTCACCGTCGTCCGGCTGACGCTGCGCCTGACGCAACACCGGAAGCAAGATGTCGTCGATGGAGCGGACCGCAGCGCGGAAGCGGCGGTCGCCGGGCATCGGGATCCACCACGGCACGAGCGGCGCCAGGATGCGGGGCGCCATCGCGGTGACGATCGTCTCCTGTGCCTTCATGATCCGCAAAGCGTCCCGGACGGTGATCCGGTCGGCGAAGAACACCCGCATGATCGCGCTGCACACGATCCTGGACAGCTCCCGTCCGACGTCGATCGGGGTCCCCGCGGTAGCGGCCCCGTGAAGGCCGTCGACGGCCCCGGCGATGGCGTCCGCCATCGTGTCGACCATGGCGTTGATGCGGGCCGGCCGGAACATGGGCGCCAGCACACGACGACTCGCCGCCCACGCGTCCCCCTCGGCCAGAATGCCGTCGCCGACCAGCTTGCGCACCGACCGCCAGAGGGCCGTGTCGTCCCCTCGCGGGTAGATCGCCGCCCGTTCGTGCAACACCTCCTGCACGTGAGCGGGGTTGGTGACCAGGTAGGGGCGCGAGACACCAAGCGAAACCCGCACCACGTCGCCGTCGGACCAGTTTCCGACATCCACGAGAGCCCGGTGTGTGTCCCGGACAGCCGCCGGCAGCGCCTTCCACGCGGGCACCGTCCTAGCACGAGTTATGGCTGCGTCGGTAGCCATCAGGAACCTTCAACCCTCTCCACCCCTGAGCCGCCGCGCCCGACCAATCCACGGCTCAGGACAAGGTACCGTAGGAGCTTCCTCCACAATCGACATGATATAATGTGTGATCCAATTCACTTTATCTCACCATGGCATGCCGCTGCACCTGCCTTCCTTGGGGCCTGGCAGCAAACTGATCATCAAGCTCGCCGAATCGCGTCTGACACCGGCTCGCCGCACCCGACAGTTCCGATCGCTGTCGATCGGTGACATTGGTCCGGGCATGGTGGCGGGTCGTCTGCCACAGCAGCGGGCGTGATCTCCGGGGCGATGCGGTCGTTGCGACAGCGCGCTGGCGCCCTGAGGCGACCCACCGACGCCGGCTTAGAACAGCGTGTCGACACCAATCTTCACCGTAGAGGCCGACCTCGACAGACGGACTACCCTGATGGTCACCGGCGAGCGCGACGAGCGCGGAACCGCTGAATTGGTATGCCATACGCGTCACCACACCACCCGGCGCCGGGTACGAACGCTGGGCTGCTCCTCGTCGACTCCACCGGCAGCCTACGGAACTACGCGGGTGACCTGGACGGCGAACTGTACGCCTGGCAGGCCGCCCCCTACAGCGGGCGGGAACGCTCAACCCGCCCGGTCACTGGTACGACATCGTCAACGTCGCGGACATCGACCTGGACAGCACGGACCTGCTCTGGCGGAACCTGGACAACGGCAACCTGTACATCCGCCGCGGGAAACCGGGCGCGGCCACCGGCAGCGTCGATCTGGATTCGATCAAACTCGCGGCGAACTCCCGTGAGGGCGACGTCTCCTATGGCGTCAGCTGGACGGAAGCCAACGTCAACGCGGTGATCGGTATCCCCGATGTGAACGGGAACGGCGTCCCTGACCTGTGGGCCCGATTCGGTCAGGACGGCATGATGCGGATCTACCATCCGTCGACCATCAACACCCACCGCCCAGTGAAGATCGTGCTGGGGGACGACTGGAACGGCGTGAAGGCCTTCGGCTGAGCCCAGGTCGCGGGGCCCGGCAGGTAGCTGACCGGGCCCCGCGACCCGGCACCGACGGCCGCACCGCGTACCACGTACCACACACGGGGTAGCCCGGCCACGGATCGACGGTTACCTTCGCTGCATGGATCAGCAGAACAGGATCCCGCCACGGGTGGACGTCGTCATCGTCGGTGCCGGGCACAACGGACTGGTGTCGGCGATCCTGCTGGCACGGGCCGGGCTGGACGTGCTGGTGTTGGAGGCCGCCGACGTGCTCGGCGGTGCGGCCCGCACCGAAACGCCCTTTCCCAAGGTGCCGGGGCTGCGCCACTCCACCGGGTCGTACCTGCTCGGGTTGATGCCGCCGGAACTACTCGCCACGCTCGACGTCAGCATCCCCGTGCTGCGGCGCGACCCGCACTACTTCCTGCCCACGCCGGGTGGGCCCGGATCGCCGTACCTGCTCTTCGGCAGCGACCCGACCGCGACCCGTCGGCAGTTCGCCGAGTTCTTCTCCCCCGCCGACGTCGCCGCCGACGCCGCGCTCCAGGCCGAACTGACCGCACTGCGCTCGGACCTGGCGCCGGCCTGGCTGGCCGAGCCGCTACCGGTCGAGGAGACCGCCGAGCGGTACGTCCGGCCGGCGCTGCGCCAGGTCTTCGTCGACCTGGTCCGCGGCTCGGTCATCGATCACCTGGCCCGCTTCGACTTCCGCTCCGAACTGTTGGTCAGCATGTACGCGGTGACCGACGGGCTGTCCGGGGTCAACGCCGGCCCGGACGATCCCGGCACCGGCAACAACTTCCTGGTCCACAACATGTGTCGGCTACCCGGCTCCGACGGCACATGGATGATCGCCAAGGGGGGCATGGGCACCGTCTCCCGGACCTTCGCCGATGCCGCGCGCGCCGCCGGCGCGACCATCCGCACCGGTACACGGGTCAGCGCGATCACCCTCGACGGGGGTGCCGCGTCCGGTGTCGTGCTCGCCACCGGGCAGGCCGTCGGCGCGTCCGTGGTGCTGGGGGCCTGTGACCCGTACCGGCTGATGGAGTTGCTCCCCGACGATGCGCTCCCGGCACCGCTGACCGACCGGATGACTGCGGTCCGCCGCCCCGGCACCACGTTGAAGCTCAACCTGGCGCTGACCGGGCTGCCCCACTTCTCCTGCCTGCCCGTGGACGCCTCCAGTCCGTTCGGGTCCACCATCCACCTGCTGCCCGGCTCCGCCCCCGGCACCAGCCGCGACGGCGACACACCGTTGGCGGCGCTGCGCGCGATGTGGGCCGACGTGCAGGCCGGGCGGCTGCCACCGGAGCCGACGATCGAGTGGTACCTGCACACCACCGTCGACCCGACACTGTCCGACGATGCAGGGCACCACTCGTCAGCGTTGTTCGTGCAGTCGGTGCCCTACGAGTTGGCGGGCACGACCTGGGACGAGGCGATGCCCGGGTACGTGGCGCGGTTGGTGGCGATCTGCGAGCGGTACGCCCCGGGCACCGAGGCCCTGATCGCCGACGCCGTACCGCTGGCCCCGCCCGGCATCGAGGCGCACTTCGGCATCACCGGCGGGCACATCCACCACGTGGACAACACCGTGTCGTTCACCGACCGGATGCCGTACGCGACCGGGATCGACGGCGTCTACGCGGGCAGCGCCGGCTGCCACCCGGCGGGCAGTGTCATCGGCGCGTCCGGCCACAACGCCGCCCAGCGCATCCTCACCGACCTCGGACGGTGAGGACAGTCACCGACGGCCACCCCGGCGTCGACCTGATCCCGGCGGTACCTGTCGGTGCGGAGGTTCCCTCCGTCGGTCGGGAGCAGGTTTCCTCCGTGTCGACCCGACCGGGAGCGTGCCCGGGTACCGCGACGACACCAGCCGGGCAGAGACGACGCCACCGCATTCGGACGGACCTGTCGCGTCGCCGAGGCTCGGGTCGCTGCGATACAGTAAGCCCGTCGTTGGTCCTATCAGGACAGGCCCGCTCCGCGCGAGGTGAACAGTGTCCAACGTGTTACTGCTCAACGGCCCGAACCTGGGCATCCTCGGGCAACGAGAGCCGGAGATCTACGGCACCGACACGTTGGCGGACATCGAACGGGCCATCGCCGAGGAGGTCGCGTCGCGCGGCTGGCGGGTGATTGCCCGGCAGCACGACTGCGAGGGCGCGCTGGTCGGCGCGATCCACAGCAACTACGACACCGTGGGCGCGATCGTCAATCCCGGGGCGCTGATGATCGCCGGCTGGAGCCTGCGGGACGCGCTGGCCAACTACCCGCGTCCGTGGCTGGAGGTCCACCTGTCGAACGTCTGGGCGCGGGAGAGCTTCCGACACGAGTCGGTGCTCGCCCCACTGGCCAGTGGCGTGATCGTCGGGCTCGGTGCGCTGGGTTACCGGCTGGCCGCCCGCGCCCTCGTCGCCACCGTCACATGACCGGTCGAGGCCGCCCCGCCTCCGGCGCGCGGTCCACGCAGAACCAGCCCTGGTACGGTCCGCGAGTTGCTCAGCCCTACCCGAAGGACACCGTGTGCGCATCTCCGTCGTCGTCCTGACCCTCGTCCTCACCGCGGTCCTGCTCGCCGCGGCTGTCCCGAAGCTCACCGGCCAGGCGCAGATGCGCGCTCGGATGGCCCACCTCGGTGTCTCACCCGAGCGCACCCGGATGATCGGCGGCCTGGAGATCGCCGCCATCATCGGCCTGCTGCTCGGTCTGCTGTGGCCACCGCTCGGTATCGCCGCGGCGATCGGTCTGGCCCTGCTGATGATCGGGGCAGCGATCCACCACGCCCGAGTGAAGGACCCGATCCCGGCGACCATGATCCCGGTGGTGTTCGCTGCCGCCGCTGGCGCGCTGGCCATCCTGCACCTCGCGAACGGCTGACGGTCCGAGGTGCCGGCCGCACAGACCGCTTCCGTCGGCCTGCTGGCGGTCGACCTCGGCGGCACCAAGGTCGCGCTGCGGGCCGAGGCGTCCGGCCGACCCACGTTCGATCGAACGTTCCGCTGGCCGCCAGGGGCTGACCCGGCCGCGGACCTGGCGACGCTCGACGCCGAGGTGGCCGCACTGCGCGCCGCCTGGGGGCCGGTCCACACCGTTGGGATCGCGATGCCGGCGACCATCGAGGCTACCGGCACGGTGCTGACCTGGCCGGGCCGGCCGAGTTGGGTAGGTCTGGACTTCGCCGGGGCATGCCGCCGCATCTTCCCCGACAGCCGGACCGCGTACGCCGACGACGGCGACCTGGCCGCACTGGCCGAGGCCCGACACGCCGGCCACGACGACGTGGTCTATCTAGGCGTGGGCACCGGAGTCGGTGGCGGCGTGGTCCTCGGCCAGCGGCTCGTTCCGGGCCGCACCTCCGCGGAGATCGGGCACATGGTGGTCGACCTCGACGGCGCGCGCTGCGACTGTGGGCGTACCGGCTGCCTACAGTCCGTGGCCTCCGGCCCGGCCACCCTCCGCCGAGCCGGCCTCGCTCGGGGCCGCCACGTGAGCTTCGACGACCTCCAGGCCGGGCTGCGCGACGGCCGGCCCTGGGCAGTCGAGGCGATCCATGCGAGCTGCGCCGCGCTGGCGGCGACGGTGGTGAGCCTCAGCGAGCTACTGGACCCGGCCGTGGCGATCGTGGGCGGTGGCTTCGCCGACGGGTTGCCCGGCTTCGTGCCGCTCGTCGGACACACCGCCCGGCTCACGGCCCGCCGCGGACGCCCGCCACCGGTGGTGCGCGCCGCCGCTCTCGGCGGCCTGTCCTCGCTGCACGGTGCCGTCTCGCTGGCCCGTGACCTCGTCACCACGTCCACGCACCTGGTAGTGGAGGGAAGCTGATGATCACGCTCAGGCCCGACCAGCGAACGCCTGGCGCTGGAGGAGGACCGACGTCAGGCGACCACGCAGCAGGCCAGGTGGTCGCCGGGGGCGGAACGCTGCGCGGGCTACGGCACCCGTGACCGCCGCGTCGACGCCGGGACCCGCGATCAGCGGCACGACCCGGGTGTACGCGCTGCTCGGCGACCCGATCGCGCAGGTGCGGGCCCCCGGCCTGCTGCACCCCCTGCTGGCCCGGCGTGGCATCGACGCCGTGTTCGTCCCGATGCAGGTGGCAGCGAGCGACGTCGCGCCGGTGGTGCGCGCCCTGCGGCAGGTGGTCAACCTGCACGGCGTCCTCGTGACGGTGCCGCACAAGGCCGCCGCCCTGGCCCTGGCCGATCGGGTCACCGCCCGCGCGGGCCTGGCTGGCA
Protein-coding regions in this window:
- a CDS encoding sensor histidine kinase; this encodes MRSRSTNLRAKIVALLASLFALWAFAAWVTVSDGVNLLGVQTIDSRIVGPSEPLLLELQVERRLSTAELGSASPARQEMLAASRKRVDAAIADFTSTAQSWSARLVANAEAERTVSDAISALDSLPEARRSIDNRSISRAHTAQVYTDVISSLFKLYDVVGGLDDRDIEADTRNLIELYRIRELISQEDALLSGALAAGQVTAAENMRFTEFVAARRFLTERAVEQLRTPERTQFEQVVAGRAFTQLRTLEERILTGQRGTSSPPIPIQEWDGSVEAALTELQEMVLDAGDALVDRAAPVATWVIVRLVLAAGLGLLAVVASIVVSVTTARALVAQLQRLRAAAYQLADERLPGVVERLGRGEKVDVAAEAPPLNFGDDEIGQVGQAFNRVQETAIRTAAEQAELRRTVRDVFLSLARRTQVLVHRQVSLLDAMERREHDAEELEDLFRVDHLAVRMRRNAENLVVLSGATSGRAWRRDVPMVDVVRGAVQEVEDYARVTVMPLPPVGLAGRVVGDVSHLLAELIENALSFSPPQTEVRVRGESVGHGFAIEVEDRGLGMDAEELAAANEQIASDQQFQLENANRLGLFVVSRLAARHKLGVHLKASPYGGTTAIVLIPADLITSADVRTTVPTPDRPAVPAASAGAGAYGSRAPRPTAGSPLDAPTVPVLTVPTPRFGVPSVRQDPPRVTRPADAATTPRPAAGASVGAEGQSQQSHTLGGLPIRVRQNNLAPQLRANSSTTEDRGDSEPVRSPDQVRRMMTSYQSGSLRGRADAERLSDKDTGANAANTDESTVTETDR
- a CDS encoding prenyltransferase/squalene oxidase repeat-containing protein; the encoded protein is MSADLGASAPAAVEPVPAGRADTAESLVAELIRVPAGQVSPSLYETARLVSVAPWLTGHAERVRHLLTSQRPDGGWGPPEGYALVPTVSATEALLAELRTAPAAEPLIRATDAGLTVLTRWLSAPRSLPDTPAIDLIVPALATAINRHLVEADLPSALGHWRAAARLRLPAGMDDRRLAAVHGLIGAGAALPEKLLHALEVVGSAAHGARGVRPTRSGIVGASPAATAAWLGSPAGGRRHPGASAYLERVVRQHDALAPCATPITVFERAWVVATLARAGLAVTQAPDLIPGLIADLSSVGTCAGPGLPPDADTTAVTLYALAHLGFSVDLECLWRYETPDGFCTWPGEDGFSLSTNAHVLDVVGLILTIDPGADRRHVTAARRLADALRQRQQADGSWQDRWHASPYYATMCCALALAGFPGPGTAVTSLARAASWIVDTQRANGSWGRWKGTVEETAYAVQVLATVGRGRPGADEAIRRGHAYLTEGTTAHDPGPPLWHDKDLYRPAMIVRAAVVAARHLAGAAGPATA
- a CDS encoding terpene synthase family protein; its protein translation is MPLVPKHHAGNGFAVASEQGRICALAARGQRDLRQCVRAYPSLFPNPPVDDTMLSALALSTAFIAPWCSVEQLRVANRASLWVTAEDWQVDRVATSDDAVRSIVSACEAVADGAAPDVDCTLGQLLAEIRDELATGAGFTEWQPVWREEVHRMLTADIREWEWRHSARPPSFAEYLDNADNYGASFVNVSHWIVTGDAQTRSHLPELIAASREVQRILRLSNDLASYERDIRSGDLNALLLVDREEVSRQLRDGIRACQDHLHTLEVTCPREALYLAREAGFTTGFYHGADYWGDSER
- a CDS encoding cytochrome P450, with amino-acid sequence MPAWKALPAAVRDTHRALVDVGNWSDGDVVRVSLGVSRPYLVTNPAHVQEVLHERAAIYPRGDDTALWRSVRKLVGDGILAEGDAWAASRRVLAPMFRPARINAMVDTMADAIAGAVDGLHGAATAGTPIDVGRELSRIVCSAIMRVFFADRITVRDALRIMKAQETIVTAMAPRILAPLVPWWIPMPGDRRFRAAVRSIDDILLPVLRQAQRQPDDGDDLLSRLVRARADDGQALSEKRMRDDLVSMVAVTTETSTVVLTWLWPLLANHPDVANRLYDEIDRVVGGGPVRGDHLAELTYTRMVLDELLRLYPAGWILPRRAATTDVLGGVRINKGATVILSPYVTQRMTAWWGPTAEAFDPERFAAGREAADGRHRYAYYPFGVGMHRCLGEHLFNLEAILIVATLLSRFRFALTDTSMPGVKVAASTRPARTVEMVLKPVAPVPAR
- a CDS encoding phytoene desaturase family protein encodes the protein MDQQNRIPPRVDVVIVGAGHNGLVSAILLARAGLDVLVLEAADVLGGAARTETPFPKVPGLRHSTGSYLLGLMPPELLATLDVSIPVLRRDPHYFLPTPGGPGSPYLLFGSDPTATRRQFAEFFSPADVAADAALQAELTALRSDLAPAWLAEPLPVEETAERYVRPALRQVFVDLVRGSVIDHLARFDFRSELLVSMYAVTDGLSGVNAGPDDPGTGNNFLVHNMCRLPGSDGTWMIAKGGMGTVSRTFADAARAAGATIRTGTRVSAITLDGGAASGVVLATGQAVGASVVLGACDPYRLMELLPDDALPAPLTDRMTAVRRPGTTLKLNLALTGLPHFSCLPVDASSPFGSTIHLLPGSAPGTSRDGDTPLAALRAMWADVQAGRLPPEPTIEWYLHTTVDPTLSDDAGHHSSALFVQSVPYELAGTTWDEAMPGYVARLVAICERYAPGTEALIADAVPLAPPGIEAHFGITGGHIHHVDNTVSFTDRMPYATGIDGVYAGSAGCHPAGSVIGASGHNAAQRILTDLGR
- a CDS encoding type II 3-dehydroquinate dehydratase, which translates into the protein MSNVLLLNGPNLGILGQREPEIYGTDTLADIERAIAEEVASRGWRVIARQHDCEGALVGAIHSNYDTVGAIVNPGALMIAGWSLRDALANYPRPWLEVHLSNVWARESFRHESVLAPLASGVIVGLGALGYRLAARALVATVT
- a CDS encoding DoxX family protein; translated protein: MRISVVVLTLVLTAVLLAAAVPKLTGQAQMRARMAHLGVSPERTRMIGGLEIAAIIGLLLGLLWPPLGIAAAIGLALLMIGAAIHHARVKDPIPATMIPVVFAAAAGALAILHLANG
- a CDS encoding ROK family protein, with protein sequence MPAAQTASVGLLAVDLGGTKVALRAEASGRPTFDRTFRWPPGADPAADLATLDAEVAALRAAWGPVHTVGIAMPATIEATGTVLTWPGRPSWVGLDFAGACRRIFPDSRTAYADDGDLAALAEARHAGHDDVVYLGVGTGVGGGVVLGQRLVPGRTSAEIGHMVVDLDGARCDCGRTGCLQSVASGPATLRRAGLARGRHVSFDDLQAGLRDGRPWAVEAIHASCAALAATVVSLSELLDPAVAIVGGGFADGLPGFVPLVGHTARLTARRGRPPPVVRAAALGGLSSLHGAVSLARDLVTTSTHLVVEGS